The following proteins come from a genomic window of Pseudomonas sp. WJP1:
- a CDS encoding putative quinol monooxygenase — protein MFIAASNTVTIHAAPGQVDTVGVMLRDMIGSLRDSSGCLSYTAVQSHCNSHLWIVTGHWLTQSDMESHFHHPVQEKYAVLLNCESVRSIEFNCQLFA, from the coding sequence ATGTTTATAGCAGCATCCAACACGGTAACCATTCATGCTGCCCCCGGGCAGGTAGATACTGTCGGCGTCATGCTGCGCGACATGATAGGTTCCTTGCGCGATTCCTCAGGCTGTCTCTCATACACAGCGGTACAAAGCCATTGCAACTCCCACCTCTGGATTGTTACAGGGCATTGGCTGACCCAGTCGGATATGGAGAGTCACTTCCATCATCCAGTGCAGGAAAAGTATGCTGTTTTATTGAACTGTGAATCCGTTCGAAGTATTGAGTTCAACTGTCAGTTGTTTGCCTGA
- a CDS encoding alpha/beta hydrolase family protein: MSEQGPGDSHGPWWERLSEDFWRQADGTELDVRHPLKIHGTAAVERVMRTALSTTVAASALATLSKAGRLQREFEALRFYEPLARAADASRVFLPPPKDIVVNERKLPGKDIRRLQLRFASPFKPLNPFARPQFEAMQRNACAHAQYWCHGDRPRPTLIVIHGFAADSHWLNAHALSLAGFYRRGYDILLFTYPHHGLRAERGNWFSGQGLFGSGLAAFNEAPLHAIHDLRVFIDYLQGRGVEQIGVTGISLGGYTAATLAAVDERLAWCVPIVPAVSPVDAFLEWQPTGLLLSRLMRSQGIGVAEMRGLLAVHNPLTYTPHLDGERMLIIGGAGDRVTLPRHVRLLHRHWPGSELHWFAGNHVLHLGRGEYLARMGQLMDRYAGSL; the protein is encoded by the coding sequence ATGAGTGAGCAAGGGCCAGGCGATTCACACGGTCCCTGGTGGGAACGTTTGTCCGAAGACTTCTGGCGGCAGGCTGATGGCACGGAACTGGATGTCCGGCACCCGTTGAAGATCCACGGCACCGCCGCCGTCGAGCGAGTGATGCGCACCGCCTTGTCGACTACGGTCGCGGCGAGTGCTTTGGCGACGTTATCCAAGGCTGGCCGTTTGCAGCGCGAATTCGAGGCACTGCGCTTCTACGAACCGCTGGCGCGCGCCGCAGACGCCTCGCGCGTATTCCTGCCGCCGCCGAAGGACATCGTCGTTAACGAGCGCAAATTGCCCGGCAAGGATATCCGCCGCCTGCAGTTGCGTTTCGCAAGCCCGTTCAAACCGCTCAATCCGTTCGCCCGCCCGCAGTTCGAAGCCATGCAGCGCAACGCCTGCGCCCATGCCCAGTACTGGTGCCATGGCGACCGGCCGCGACCGACGCTGATCGTCATCCATGGTTTCGCCGCCGACTCGCACTGGCTCAATGCCCACGCGCTGTCGCTGGCCGGTTTCTACCGGCGCGGCTACGACATCCTGCTGTTCACCTATCCGCACCACGGCCTGCGCGCCGAACGCGGCAACTGGTTCAGCGGCCAGGGGCTGTTCGGCAGTGGGTTGGCGGCTTTCAACGAGGCTCCGCTGCATGCGATCCACGACCTGCGGGTATTCATCGACTATCTACAGGGGCGTGGTGTAGAGCAGATCGGTGTGACGGGCATCTCCCTCGGCGGTTACACCGCAGCGACGCTGGCGGCGGTTGACGAGCGCCTGGCCTGGTGCGTCCCCATCGTGCCCGCGGTCAGCCCGGTCGATGCGTTCCTCGAGTGGCAACCCACTGGGCTACTGCTCTCGCGGTTGATGCGCAGCCAAGGCATTGGCGTGGCCGAAATGCGTGGACTATTGGCCGTGCATAACCCGCTGACTTACACCCCACATCTGGACGGCGAGCGCATGCTGATCATCGGTGGCGCGGGAGACCGGGTCACCCTGCCACGCCACGTGCGCCTGCTGCACCGGCACTGGCCGGGCAGCGAGCTGCACTGGTTTGCGGGCAATCATGTCCTGCACCTGGGGCGGGGTGAGTACCTGGCACGCATGGGCCAGTTGATGGATCGATACGCTGGCTCTTTGTAG
- a CDS encoding iron-containing alcohol dehydrogenase → MLSMAFNTTRSIIIERGAATRLAPQVLNLGASSVLLVTDAGVMAAGLLDPVLSGFAAAGVPVRVFAEVLADPPESVILAAVEAGRACGADCVVGFGGGSSLDAAKLAALLLRGGEQLAQIYGINQSKGARLPLILVPTTAGTGSEVTAVSVVTTGAGEKNVVISPTLLPDLAVLDAELTLGLPAPITAATGIDAMVHAVEAYTSRHLKNPLSDCLAKDALRLLCGSLHQACHEGADLVARENMLLGACLAGMAFANSPVAAVHALAYPIGARFHVPHGVSNALVLGAVMRFNLEVAAPLYAQLAEIVLPNVTGSERQRARALADHLGGLAGELQLPTRLRDVGIGEGDIQALAEDAMKQARLLGNNPRPVSLADVLAIYREVL, encoded by the coding sequence ATGCTATCGATGGCCTTCAATACCACCCGCTCGATCATCATCGAGCGCGGTGCCGCCACCCGTCTTGCCCCCCAGGTGCTTAACCTGGGGGCCAGTTCCGTGCTGCTGGTGACCGACGCGGGCGTCATGGCCGCCGGGTTGCTCGATCCGGTGCTGAGCGGTTTTGCTGCAGCGGGCGTGCCGGTGCGGGTATTTGCCGAGGTACTGGCCGACCCGCCGGAGTCGGTGATCCTCGCGGCAGTCGAAGCGGGCAGGGCGTGTGGCGCCGATTGCGTGGTGGGATTTGGCGGCGGTAGTTCGCTGGATGCCGCCAAGCTGGCGGCGTTGCTGTTGCGCGGTGGCGAGCAGCTGGCGCAGATCTATGGCATCAACCAGAGCAAGGGCGCACGCCTGCCGCTGATCCTGGTGCCCACCACTGCCGGCACCGGTTCCGAGGTGACCGCCGTCTCGGTGGTCACCACCGGTGCCGGCGAGAAGAACGTGGTGATCTCGCCAACCCTATTGCCGGATCTGGCGGTGCTGGATGCCGAGCTGACGCTGGGGTTACCCGCGCCTATCACTGCCGCGACCGGTATTGATGCGATGGTCCATGCGGTCGAGGCCTACACCAGTCGCCACCTGAAGAACCCGCTCTCCGACTGCCTGGCCAAAGATGCCTTGCGCCTGCTCTGCGGTAGCCTGCATCAAGCCTGCCACGAGGGGGCGGACCTGGTCGCTCGGGAAAACATGTTGCTGGGTGCGTGCCTGGCCGGCATGGCCTTTGCCAATTCACCGGTGGCTGCGGTGCACGCCTTGGCCTACCCGATTGGCGCACGTTTTCATGTGCCGCACGGGGTGTCCAACGCGCTGGTGCTGGGTGCGGTGATGCGTTTCAACCTGGAAGTGGCAGCGCCGCTCTACGCGCAGCTGGCCGAGATCGTGCTGCCGAACGTGACGGGAAGCGAACGCCAGAGAGCACGCGCCCTGGCCGATCATCTGGGGGGCCTGGCCGGTGAGCTGCAATTGCCAACCCGTTTGCGCGACGTGGGTATCGGCGAGGGCGATATCCAGGCCTTGGCCGAAGATGCGATGAAGCAAGCGCGCCTGCTCGGCAATAACCCGCGCCCGGTGAGCCTGGCCGACGTCCTGGCCATTTATCGGGAGGTGCTGTGA
- a CDS encoding aromatic/alkene monooxygenase hydroxylase subunit beta, whose protein sequence is MSVEIKTTTVETIRNTFSHTRRRFGDKVASRYQEASFDLESATNFHYRPLWQPDKLLNDATRTAVVMADWYAVSDPRQYYYGAYVQARAKMQENAEHDYAFCEKRDMLGGLSAENIQLISTLLLPLRHAELGANMNNSNIAADGFGTSVTQMHMFQAMDRLGIAQYLSRIGLMLDDGDVLLLAQAKQLWLNDAAWQGMRRYVEDTLVIRDWFELTVAQNVVSDGLVYPLMFHKLDEHLSANGAGQVGMLTEFMRLWFADSQRWVDALLKTVINESPENKSMVQGWVDRWSRRSLEALAPLAAKSLGAAALESVQAEFTARLKKIGLTGAGA, encoded by the coding sequence ATGAGTGTCGAGATCAAGACGACGACTGTCGAGACGATCCGCAACACCTTCAGCCATACGCGGCGCCGTTTTGGCGACAAGGTTGCCAGCCGTTATCAGGAAGCCAGTTTCGACCTGGAGTCGGCGACCAACTTTCATTACCGGCCGCTGTGGCAGCCCGACAAGCTGCTCAACGATGCCACGCGTACTGCCGTGGTCATGGCCGACTGGTATGCCGTCAGCGATCCGCGCCAGTACTACTACGGTGCCTATGTCCAGGCCCGGGCCAAGATGCAGGAAAACGCCGAGCACGATTACGCCTTCTGTGAAAAGCGCGACATGCTCGGCGGTTTGTCAGCAGAGAATATCCAGCTGATCAGTACGCTGTTGCTGCCTCTGCGCCATGCGGAGCTGGGCGCCAACATGAACAACAGCAACATCGCCGCCGATGGCTTCGGCACCAGCGTCACGCAGATGCATATGTTCCAGGCCATGGATCGACTGGGCATTGCCCAATACCTTTCGCGCATCGGCTTGATGCTCGATGACGGCGATGTCCTGCTTCTCGCGCAAGCCAAGCAGCTGTGGCTGAACGATGCAGCCTGGCAAGGCATGCGCCGCTACGTCGAAGACACCCTGGTCATACGTGACTGGTTCGAATTGACCGTAGCGCAGAACGTCGTCAGCGATGGTCTGGTTTACCCCCTGATGTTCCACAAGCTCGACGAGCATTTGTCGGCTAATGGTGCCGGCCAGGTCGGCATGCTGACCGAGTTCATGCGCCTGTGGTTCGCCGACAGTCAACGTTGGGTAGACGCTCTACTCAAGACGGTCATCAACGAAAGCCCTGAAAACAAATCGATGGTGCAAGGCTGGGTCGATCGCTGGAGCCGGCGCTCGCTTGAAGCCTTGGCCCCATTGGCCGCCAAAAGCCTGGGTGCTGCCGCGCTCGAATCTGTACAGGCGGAGTTCACCGCGCGCCTGAAAAAAATTGGCCTGACAGGAGCCGGCGCATGA
- a CDS encoding MmoB/DmpM family protein, with translation MTSLVYINLQDTDYARSIVEAIRADNPHAVVQHQPSMIRIEAGNRLEIRRETIEQITGTPWDIQEMLMYVITLGGNVEEEDDSFSLHWNS, from the coding sequence ATGACTTCCCTCGTCTACATCAACCTGCAAGACACGGATTACGCACGCTCGATCGTCGAAGCCATCAGGGCCGACAACCCCCACGCGGTTGTCCAGCATCAGCCATCGATGATCCGCATTGAGGCCGGTAATCGCCTGGAAATTCGTCGCGAAACCATAGAGCAGATCACAGGTACCCCATGGGATATCCAGGAAATGCTGATGTACGTGATCACCCTGGGCGGCAACGTCGAGGAAGAGGACGACAGTTTTTCCCTGCACTGGAACAGCTGA
- a CDS encoding MFS transporter, protein MNDTLSQFPDIACAPPATRRVYAKVLWRLMPFLVLAFIVNAIDRINLSFAKLRMAEDILLSDAAYGIGAGIFYLGYILFEIPSNLYMQRVGARRTITRIMLLWGMVTVATAFVTTANQLIAARFLLGVAEAGFFPGIILYMTYWLPASLRGRVTAGLLMAGMVAGIICGPLSGVIMAHLDGWLGFKDWQMLFILTGAPTLLLGLFGWFWLTDRPEQSNWLTDEEKRQIAQDICTEPSATSSHFGGVLREPRMYIAGLVYFCIYSGSNTVTYWIPTLIRGFGLEDLKLIGMLAALPFIVAVCAMYLLGRSSDRHMERRWHLGLTMLVGAGSFALLGLVHGNVVLSIFLMSLGSAAALSAIPLFWTIPPALLTKAGAAGGIAIISSLGNLAGVLSQAAVGAIKSATGSLYLAFDVMAIVMVLGALVLLIGIPAHCLKDRRDSRA, encoded by the coding sequence ATGAATGACACCCTTTCGCAGTTTCCGGATATCGCTTGCGCGCCCCCTGCCACCAGACGCGTCTACGCCAAGGTGCTGTGGCGGTTGATGCCCTTCCTGGTGCTGGCCTTCATCGTCAATGCCATCGACCGGATCAACCTGTCGTTCGCCAAGCTGCGCATGGCCGAGGACATTTTGCTGAGCGACGCCGCCTACGGCATCGGCGCGGGGATCTTCTACCTCGGCTATATCCTCTTCGAGATCCCCAGCAACCTGTACATGCAACGGGTCGGCGCGCGCCGCACCATCACCCGCATCATGCTGCTGTGGGGCATGGTCACCGTGGCGACGGCCTTCGTCACCACGGCCAACCAATTGATCGCCGCGCGATTCCTGCTGGGCGTGGCCGAGGCCGGGTTCTTTCCCGGGATAATCCTGTACATGACTTACTGGCTGCCGGCGTCCTTGCGCGGGCGGGTCACGGCCGGGTTGTTGATGGCGGGCATGGTGGCCGGGATCATCTGCGGGCCTCTGTCCGGCGTGATCATGGCCCACCTCGATGGCTGGCTGGGCTTCAAGGACTGGCAAATGCTGTTCATCCTGACCGGTGCACCCACCCTGCTGCTGGGCCTCTTCGGCTGGTTCTGGCTGACGGATCGTCCCGAGCAGTCCAACTGGCTGACCGATGAAGAAAAGCGCCAGATCGCCCAGGACATTTGTACGGAGCCGAGCGCCACAAGCAGTCACTTCGGCGGCGTGCTGCGCGAGCCTCGAATGTACATCGCCGGACTCGTCTACTTCTGCATCTACAGTGGCTCAAACACCGTGACCTACTGGATTCCGACGCTGATCCGTGGCTTCGGCCTGGAAGACCTGAAACTGATCGGCATGCTGGCCGCCCTGCCCTTTATCGTCGCGGTGTGTGCCATGTACCTGCTGGGGCGCAGTTCCGACCGGCATATGGAACGCCGCTGGCATCTAGGGCTGACCATGCTGGTGGGTGCGGGCAGCTTTGCCCTGCTCGGCCTGGTGCACGGCAATGTGGTGCTGTCGATCTTTCTCATGAGCCTGGGCTCCGCCGCGGCGCTGTCGGCCATCCCGTTGTTCTGGACGATCCCGCCGGCGTTGCTGACCAAGGCCGGCGCGGCAGGTGGCATTGCGATCATCAGCAGCCTGGGCAACCTTGCGGGCGTGCTGAGCCAGGCCGCTGTCGGGGCGATCAAGTCCGCCACCGGCAGCCTGTACCTGGCGTTCGATGTGATGGCGATCGTGATGGTGCTTGGGGCGCTGGTGTTGCTGATCGGGATACCGGCTCACTGCCTGAAGGATCGACGAGACTCTCGGGCATAA
- a CDS encoding aromatic/alkene/methane monooxygenase hydroxylase/oxygenase subunit alpha — MAVKKRLNAKEKYRCMTRDLDWEPSYQTHEDIYPHERFEGIKITDWDKWEDPFRLTMDTYWKYQAEKEKKLYAIFDAFSQNNGHTTLSDARYVNALKLFLSGVTPLEYQAYQGFARVGRQFSGAGARIACQMQAIDELRHVQTQIHAMSHYNKHFNGLHDFAHMHDRVWFLSVPKSFFEDARTAGPFEFLTAISFSFEYVLTNLLFVPFMSGAAFNGDMATVTFGFSAQSDEARHMTLGLEVIKFLLEQHEDNVPIIQRWIDKWFWRGYRLLTLVGMMMDYMLPNKVMSWSEAWGVYFEEAGGALFKDLERYGIRPPKHVEEANIGKDHISHQAWSIFYQYSQATNFHTWMPTDEELDWLSSKYPDTFDKIYRPRFEHWRALQEKGERFYNPTLPMLCQICQIPLSFTEPDELTTLSHRSATHEGERYHFCSQGCCDIFEYEPTKYIQAWLPVHQILQGNCGAGDVEGVVRDYYNINSGEDNFEYLGSAEHRRWQDWHPNDRNSAPATPVDPDLLKTA; from the coding sequence ATGGCCGTGAAAAAACGCCTCAATGCCAAAGAAAAATATCGCTGCATGACTCGTGACCTCGACTGGGAACCCAGCTACCAGACCCATGAAGACATCTATCCACACGAGCGTTTCGAAGGGATCAAGATTACCGATTGGGACAAGTGGGAAGACCCGTTCCGCCTGACCATGGACACCTACTGGAAATACCAGGCCGAAAAAGAGAAAAAGCTCTACGCGATCTTCGATGCGTTCTCGCAAAACAACGGCCATACCACGCTGTCAGACGCACGTTATGTCAATGCGCTGAAATTGTTCCTGTCGGGCGTTACGCCGCTGGAATACCAGGCCTACCAAGGGTTCGCACGGGTCGGTCGGCAGTTCAGCGGTGCCGGTGCGCGCATCGCCTGCCAGATGCAGGCTATCGACGAACTGCGTCATGTACAGACTCAGATTCACGCCATGAGTCACTACAATAAGCACTTCAATGGCCTGCATGATTTTGCCCATATGCATGACCGCGTGTGGTTCCTCTCGGTGCCCAAATCGTTCTTCGAAGACGCACGCACAGCTGGCCCGTTCGAGTTCCTGACTGCGATCTCGTTCTCCTTCGAGTACGTGCTGACCAACCTGCTGTTCGTACCGTTCATGTCCGGTGCTGCGTTCAACGGCGACATGGCCACGGTCACCTTCGGGTTCTCCGCACAGTCCGACGAAGCCCGGCACATGACCCTGGGCCTTGAAGTGATCAAGTTCCTGCTGGAGCAGCACGAGGACAACGTGCCAATCATCCAGCGCTGGATCGACAAGTGGTTCTGGCGCGGGTACCGCCTGCTGACGCTGGTCGGCATGATGATGGACTACATGCTGCCGAACAAAGTCATGTCCTGGTCCGAAGCCTGGGGTGTGTACTTCGAAGAGGCCGGTGGCGCACTGTTCAAGGACCTGGAGCGCTATGGCATCCGTCCTCCAAAGCATGTCGAAGAAGCCAACATCGGCAAGGATCACATCAGCCACCAGGCCTGGTCGATCTTCTATCAGTACAGCCAGGCGACCAACTTCCACACCTGGATGCCGACCGACGAGGAGTTGGATTGGCTGTCTTCCAAATATCCAGACACCTTCGACAAGATCTACCGCCCACGCTTCGAACACTGGCGTGCGCTGCAAGAGAAGGGCGAGCGCTTCTACAACCCGACGCTGCCGATGCTCTGCCAGATCTGCCAGATCCCGCTGTCGTTTACCGAGCCTGATGAGCTCACGACCTTGAGTCATCGCAGCGCCACGCATGAGGGCGAGCGTTATCACTTCTGCTCCCAGGGTTGCTGCGACATTTTCGAGTACGAACCCACCAAGTACATCCAGGCCTGGTTGCCGGTGCACCAGATCCTCCAGGGCAACTGTGGGGCTGGCGATGTCGAAGGGGTTGTACGCGATTACTACAACATCAATTCCGGCGAAGACAACTTCGAGTACCTGGGCTCCGCTGAGCATCGACGCTGGCAGGACTGGCACCCGAATGATCGAAACAGCGCGCCGGCTACCCCCGTCGACCCGGATCTGCTCAAGACCGCTTGA
- a CDS encoding sigma-54-dependent Fis family transcriptional regulator, with protein sequence MTMKYRASEHSVLLKDLTDRIHFLGSEGKIWLDEQRMLLMQASSMASFRRELIEMIGEERAKGFFLRLGYQSGLKDAELARKLRPNGSDIDMFLIGPQLHSLKGMVKVRPIVMDIDIEAGTFYADIEWIDSFEVENHQSEQLHSEQPICWTLLGYAISYSSFFIGRQIIYKEVSCRGCGDSVCRIIGKPAEEWEDADTFMRYFQSDPIIDELRTLQLQVDNMNQRLQLRAGQFYGIGQSANYRKTCDLIDKVAPGKASVLLLGETGVGKEVIARSLHLRSERAGGPFIALNCAAISPDLIEAELFGVERGAYTGAQQSRMGRFERAHGGTLFLDEIIELTPRAQASLLRVLQEGELERVGDSQTRRVDVRVIGATHEDLGQAVKDGRFRADLYYRLNVYPVRIPALRDRREDIPLLIEHFLEKLHLSYGKKTLGLSDRANEACLRYDWPGNIRELENLIERGVIITDNNKTISVEALFPHMSVEALSIGLSSDGNLVSQKLEPADEWVDRLLDLGVSLDDVEQQLLQGAMDRANQNVSEAARLLGITRPALAYRLKKLTEG encoded by the coding sequence ATGACCATGAAATACCGAGCCTCGGAGCACTCAGTGCTGCTCAAGGATCTGACCGATCGCATTCACTTTCTCGGCAGTGAAGGGAAAATCTGGCTTGATGAACAGCGGATGCTGCTGATGCAGGCTTCATCGATGGCGTCGTTTCGTCGAGAGCTGATCGAGATGATTGGCGAAGAGCGTGCGAAGGGTTTTTTCCTTCGACTGGGCTACCAGTCCGGGCTGAAAGATGCTGAATTGGCCCGCAAATTACGCCCCAACGGCAGTGATATCGACATGTTCCTGATAGGCCCTCAGCTGCATTCGCTCAAGGGTATGGTCAAGGTGCGTCCGATCGTCATGGACATTGATATCGAGGCAGGAACCTTCTACGCCGATATCGAATGGATCGACTCGTTCGAGGTCGAGAACCACCAGAGCGAGCAACTGCATTCCGAACAACCCATCTGCTGGACCTTGCTCGGGTACGCGATCAGCTATTCGTCATTTTTCATCGGCCGCCAGATCATCTACAAGGAAGTCAGCTGCCGCGGCTGTGGCGACAGCGTGTGTCGCATCATCGGCAAGCCCGCTGAAGAGTGGGAGGATGCCGATACATTCATGCGCTACTTCCAGAGTGATCCAATCATCGATGAGTTGCGCACCCTGCAGCTTCAAGTCGACAACATGAATCAACGCCTTCAGCTGCGTGCCGGTCAGTTTTATGGGATTGGTCAATCGGCCAATTACCGAAAGACCTGTGATCTGATCGACAAGGTCGCACCCGGAAAAGCATCCGTATTGCTTCTGGGTGAAACGGGCGTCGGCAAGGAAGTCATCGCCCGTAGCCTGCATTTGCGCAGCGAGCGTGCGGGAGGTCCTTTCATTGCCCTGAACTGCGCAGCCATCAGCCCGGACCTGATAGAAGCCGAGCTGTTTGGCGTTGAAAGAGGTGCGTATACCGGTGCCCAACAATCGCGTATGGGCCGTTTCGAGCGGGCACATGGGGGTACGCTGTTTCTTGATGAAATTATCGAGCTCACGCCACGCGCCCAGGCGAGTTTGTTGCGGGTGCTGCAGGAGGGTGAGCTCGAACGGGTGGGCGATAGCCAGACTCGACGTGTCGACGTGCGTGTGATCGGAGCGACACACGAAGACCTTGGCCAGGCGGTAAAGGATGGAAGATTCCGAGCCGACCTCTACTACCGCCTGAATGTTTATCCGGTTCGAATCCCGGCACTGCGCGATCGTCGCGAAGACATCCCGCTCTTGATCGAGCACTTCCTGGAAAAGCTGCACCTGAGCTACGGAAAAAAGACCCTTGGTCTATCCGATCGTGCCAACGAGGCGTGCCTGCGCTATGACTGGCCGGGCAATATTCGTGAGCTGGAAAACCTGATAGAGCGTGGTGTGATCATCACTGACAACAACAAAACCATCTCGGTGGAGGCGCTCTTTCCGCACATGTCGGTAGAAGCACTCAGCATCGGGCTGTCGAGCGATGGCAATCTGGTCAGCCAGAAGCTTGAGCCTGCGGATGAGTGGGTGGACAGGCTACTCGACCTGGGGGTGAGCCTGGATGATGTGGAACAACAACTGCTACAGGGTGCCATGGATCGAGCGAATCAGAACGTATCGGAAGCCGCCCGGCTTCTTGGCATAACGCGACCGGCGCTGGCCTATCGATTGAAGAAGCTGACCGAGGGTTAA
- a CDS encoding phenol hydroxylase subunit gives MNPPGSTFDQMPRYIRVRSKPEDAFVEFDFAIGYPELFVELVLPHQAFKQFCENNHVQHMDARMSDALDADARKWRYGETRDVE, from the coding sequence ATGAACCCACCTGGCAGCACCTTCGATCAAATGCCGCGCTACATCCGCGTTCGCAGCAAGCCAGAAGATGCCTTTGTCGAATTCGATTTCGCAATCGGCTACCCGGAGCTGTTTGTCGAGCTGGTGCTGCCGCATCAAGCGTTCAAGCAGTTTTGCGAGAACAACCATGTGCAACACATGGACGCGCGAATGTCAGACGCCCTGGACGCCGATGCACGCAAGTGGCGTTACGGCGAAACCCGCGACGTTGAATAA
- a CDS encoding FMN-dependent NADH-azoreductase: protein MKLLHVDASPKSERSNSRALARHFIACLREQNVALDIDYLDVAQNPPAHIDESFTIAAYTPAVQRTAAMEQALAASTALCQRVLDADAFLFAMPMHNFSYPSVFKAFIDNIVRAELTYVVGSSGQYIGLLTRQKTLFITTRGTDMRAGMPLSHMDALTPSLKAAFGFIGIQNPEFVNAQPTQFAATEEREKALQRARIQLSDVARKWAKEQVFK from the coding sequence ATGAAGTTGCTGCACGTCGATGCCAGTCCAAAAAGTGAGCGCTCCAATTCTCGAGCTTTAGCCCGCCACTTTATAGCGTGCCTGCGCGAGCAAAATGTAGCGCTCGATATCGATTACCTGGATGTGGCGCAAAATCCCCCAGCGCACATCGACGAATCGTTCACCATTGCCGCGTACACGCCTGCTGTGCAGCGCACCGCCGCGATGGAACAGGCTCTGGCTGCGTCCACAGCCTTATGTCAACGCGTGCTGGATGCCGATGCCTTCCTGTTCGCCATGCCCATGCATAACTTCTCTTACCCTTCGGTTTTCAAAGCGTTCATAGACAACATCGTTCGAGCCGAATTGACCTACGTCGTCGGCAGTTCAGGCCAATACATCGGTCTATTGACCCGACAGAAAACCCTGTTCATCACGACACGAGGCACCGACATGCGCGCGGGAATGCCGCTGTCGCACATGGATGCACTGACTCCATCGCTCAAGGCAGCATTCGGCTTCATAGGTATTCAAAACCCTGAATTCGTCAATGCACAACCTACGCAATTTGCAGCAACCGAAGAACGTGAAAAAGCGTTGCAAAGAGCCCGTATCCAATTGTCGGACGTGGCTCGCAAGTGGGCGAAAGAGCAGGTATTCAAGTGA